A genomic segment from Gavia stellata isolate bGavSte3 chromosome 4, bGavSte3.hap2, whole genome shotgun sequence encodes:
- the MYF6 gene encoding myogenic factor 6 yields the protein MMMDLFETGSYFLYLDGENGALQQLEMAEGSPLYPGSDGTLSPCQDQMPLEAGSDSSGEEHVLAPPGLQPPHCPGQCLIWACKTCKRKSAPTDRRKAATLRERRRLKKINEAFEALKRRTVANPNQRLPKVEILRSAISYIERLQDLLHRLDQQEKMQEIGGDPFTFSPKQGNIPTSDFLSTCSSDWQSVSDHSRALGVSPKEGGSIVESSASSSLRCLSSIVDSISSDEPKLPSAEEVVEK from the exons ATGATGATGGACCTTTTTGAAACTGGCTCCTATTTCCTCTACTTGGACGGGGAGAATggagccctgcagcagctggagatggcAGAGGGATCCCCACTGTACCCAGGCAGCGATGGCACCTTGTCCCCGTGTCAGGACCAAATGCCGCTAGAGGCCGGCAGTGACAGCAGCGGAGAGGAGCATGTGCTGGCACCCCCGGGACTACAACCCCCTCACTGCCCCGGCCAGTGCTTGATCTGGGCTTGTAAAACTTGCAAGAGAAAGTCGGCCCCCACGGACAGACGGAAAGCAGCCACCCTGCGGGAGAGGAGGAGACTGAAGAAGATCAACGAAGCCTTCGAGGCTCTGAAAAGGCGGACTGTGGCGAACCCCAACCAGAGGCTGCCCAAGGTGGAAATCCTGAGGAGCGCCATCAGCTACATCGAGAGGCTGCAGGACCTCCTGCACAGGCTGGATCAGCAGGAGAAAATGCAGGAGATCGGGGGGGACCCCTTCACCTTCAGTCCCAAGCAGGGAAAT ATCCCCACTTCAGACTTCCTGAGCACCTGCAGCTCCGACTGGCAGAGCGTTTCCGACCATTCCCGAGCCCTAGGAGTCAGCCCCAAGGAAG GAGGCTCCATCGTCGAGTCGTCGGCCTCCAGCAGCCTTCGCTGTCTCTCTTCCATAGTGGACAGTATTTCTTCCGACGAGCCGAAACTGCCCAGCGCAGAGGAAGTGGTAGAGAAATAA